In one window of Meleagris gallopavo isolate NT-WF06-2002-E0010 breed Aviagen turkey brand Nicholas breeding stock chromosome 4, Turkey_5.1, whole genome shotgun sequence DNA:
- the FNIP2 gene encoding LOW QUALITY PROTEIN: folliculin-interacting protein 2 (The sequence of the model RefSeq protein was modified relative to this genomic sequence to represent the inferred CDS: substituted 2 bases at 2 genomic stop codons), producing MCGGTPKATNAGEQIERARNNSDVPLGSDFSCTKLDERIRKSLRDRSVSCVSRVTRLLQNSWSSSEFDLNEIRLIVYQDCERRGRQVLFDSKAVRKIDEAVIQKMAEDAPVKTSVRTCQASSGNNSISSHNLSISVTQNVKEQIPKYQYTRPASDVNMLGEMMFGSVAMSYKGSTLKIHYIRSPPQLMISKVFSARVGSFSGSNNNLQDSFEYINQDPSLGKLSSNQNGLGTCRSGSNLGVLQLCSSKLLQGVSEGGPLRLIRSASFFAAHSTPVDMPSRGQNEDRDSGIARSASLSSLLVTPFPSPSSSSSSSSSYQRRWLRSQTTSLENGIIPRWXVTLEEXLVMRDESCSSNPAMVRRKKIAISIIFSLPEKEDAQRNFQDFFFSHFPLFESHMNKLKYAIEKAMISCRKIAESSQRVQVYISRVMDALGEFRITIWNLYSVPRIAEPVWLNMMSSTLEKNQLCQRFLKEFTFLIEQINKNQFFAALLTAVLTYHLAWVPTVMPVDHPPIKAFSEKRTSHFVNMLAKSHPYNPLWAQLGDLYGAIGSPVRLTRTVVVGKRKELVQRLLYVLTYFIRCSELQENQLTWSEAVGEEEQVLNGSKITTALEKGEIEESDYVVVTVKNEPALVPPILPPKNDRSKNHTIAEWVYNPKGTYPVPASSKEKKETIGKVSQNSETSVDCLTSTLHKGATDSGKRTVTDTGAVPYHFEEPSNLEDLTDVRKNKKQNDRKVEKQLSSRSSALPCPERSGHRSSHLEKVTFRIGSSASPESDLETRRREMEENLKVLRENPEVIHCASSSTNLTVDASQNQKESCEAASLPYSKHSICYAQISSCEGQGSMLNNQRMENTGTEVNSENTVPGELLLSVDNVETVTLPSIKETRTSCSGNLEGYSPGCVEVDSAVKKESLKLGAKDVPCGDARRKTPFRVEGDIPRNESSDSALGASDEEGDCCIPDEVRHDNVSKRLEEFAEVELPLPRSNTVSRQCVKNFGRSLLGGYCHTYVPDLVLHGVNNDEKLKQCLLADLLHAMHHPVLDEPIAEAVCIIADTDKWNVQVATSQRKMMDNMKLGKDVLVSSQVSSLLQSILQLYKLNLPADFCIMHLEDRLQEMYLKSKMLSEYLRGHTRVHIKELGIVLGIESNDLPLLAAIASTHSPYVAQILL from the exons CTGGTCCTCATCAGAGTTTGACTTGAATGAAATTCGTCTGATAGTTTACCAGGACTGTGAGAGAAGAGGCAGACAGGTCTTATTTGATTCCAAAGCAGTCCGCAAAATTGATGAAGCTGTGATTCAG AAAATGGCAGAGGATGCTCCTGTAAAGACTTCTGTCAGGACCTGTCAAGCAAGCAGTGGGAACAACAGTATTTCTTCCCATAATCTCTCAATAAGTGTTACACAAAATGTCAAAGAGCAAATACCAAAGTATCAG TACACCAGACCAGCTTCTGACGTCAATATGCTGGGAGAAATGATGTTTGGCTCAGTGGCAATGAGTTACAAAGGCTCCACCTTGAAAATTCACTACATACG CTCTCCCCCACAGCTGATGATAAGTAAAGTCTTCTCAGCCAGGGTAGGAAGCTTCAGTGGAAGCAACAACAA CCTACAGGATAGCTTTGAATACATTAACCAAGATCCCAGCCTTGGAAAGCTGAGCTCTaatcagaatggcttgggtaCCTGTCGCAGTGGAAGTAATTTAG GTGTGTTACAGCTGTGTAGCAGCAAACTGCTGCAGGGTGTGTCTGAAGGAGGTCCCCTCCGGCTCATCCGCAgtgcttctttctttgcag CTCATAGTACACCTGTCGATATGCCCAGCAGAGGACAAAATGAGGACAGAGACAGTGGCATTGCTCGGTCAG CATCTCTGAGCAGTCTTCTGGTTACTCCTTTTCCATCTCCAAGctcttcatcatcatcttctAGCAGCTATCAGCGTCGTTGGCTCCGAAGCCAGACAACCAGTTTAGAGAATGGAATTATTCCAAGATGGTGAGT tacACTAGAAGAATAGTTAGTTATGCGTGATGAGAGCTGCAGCTCCAATCCTGCAATGGTCcggaggaaaaaaattgccatCAGCATAATCTTCTCTCTGCCTGAAAAAGAAGATGCTCAGAGGAACTtccaagatttctttttctctcacttcCCTCTTTTTGAATCCCACATGAACAAACTGAAGTATGCAATAGAAAAG GCCATGATCTCATGTAGAAAAATAGCAGAATCCAGCCAGAGAGTGCAGGTTTATATCAGCCGTGTCATGGATGCCCTGGGAGAATTCAG AATTACCATCTGGAACCTATATTCTGTTCCACGGATTGCAGAGCCAGTGTGGCTTAATATGATGTCCAGTACCCTGGAAAAGAACCAGCTATGCCAGCGTTTTCTTAAAGAATTTACATTTCTGATTGAACAGATCAACAAAAATCA gttctttgctgctttgttaACTGCAGTGCTGACATACCATCTGGCTTGGGTCCCAACAGTAATGCCAGTTGACCATCCTCCTATAAAGGCCTTCTCTGAGAAGCGTACTTCGCACTTTGTGAACATGCTGGCAAAATCCCATCCATATAACCCTCTTTGGGCACAGCTTG GTGATCTCTATGGTGCCATAGGCTCTCCAGTTAGATTGACTCGAACTGTTGTTGTTGGGAAGCGTAAAGAGTTGGTACAGCGCTTGCTCTATGTTCTAACTTACTTCATTCGGTGCTCTGAGCTACAGGAAAATCAGCTGACATGGAGCGAGGCAGTTGGAGAAGAAGAACAAGTGCTAAATGGAAGCAAGATAACAACTGCACTAGAAAAAGGGGAGATAGAAGAGTCTGACTATGTCGTCGTCACTGTCAAAAATGAACCTGCTCTTGTGCCTCCAATCCTACCTCCAAAAAATGATCGAAGTAAGAACCATACTATTGCAGAGTGGGTATATAACCCAAAAGGCACTTACCCTGTGCCAGcctcttcaaaagaaaagaaagaaacaataggAAAAGTCAGTCAGAATTCTGAAACATCTGTCGACTGTCTAACTAGCACTTTACATAAAGGAGCAACTGACAGTGGGAAAAGAACTGTCACTGATACAGGAGCTGTGCCCTACCACTTTGAAGAACCATCTAATTTGGAGGATTTAACAGATGTgaggaagaacaaaaagcagaatgatAGAAAAGTGGAAAAGCAGTTGTCTAGTAGGTCGTCTGCCTTACCTTGTCCTGAAAGGTCTGGCCACAGGAGTTCACATTTAGAAAAGGTCACCTTTCGGATTGGAAGCTCTGCATCACCGGAGTCAGACTTAGAAACTCGAAGGAGAGAAATGGAAGAGAATCTGAAGGTATTGAGAGAAAATCCAGAGGTAATACACTGTGCCTCAAGTTCTACAAATCTGACTGTGGATGCTTCCCAGAAtcaaaaagaaagctgtgaagCTGCCTCTTTGCCATACAGTAAGCATAGTATTTGTTACGCACAGATCTCATCTTGTGAGGGGCAGGGGAGTATGCTTAATAACCAACGTATGGAAAATACAGGAACTGAAGTAAATTCAGAGAACACAGTTCCAGGTGAACTACTTTTGTCAGTTGATAACGTAGAAACTGTAACATTGCCAAGCATAAAAGAAACTAGAACTTCATGCTCTGGCAATCTGGAGGGCTATTCACCTGGCTGTGTAGAAGTAGATTCTGCTGTCAAAAAAGAGTCCCTTAAACTAGGTGCTAAAGATGTCCCCTGTGGGGATGCTAGAAGAAAAACCCCTTTCAGAGTTGAGGGGGACATTCCAAGGAATGAGAGTTCAGACAGTGCTCTTGGAGCCAGCGATGAAGAAGGTGATTGCTGTATTCCTGATGAAGTGCGTCACGATAACGTCAGCAAGCGACTTGAAGAGTTTGCAGAAGTGGAACTTCCTTTACCAAG atcaAACACAGTCAGCAGACAGTGTGTGAAAAACTTCGGCAGATCGCTTCTAGGTGGTTACTGTCATACATATGTGCCTGATCTAGTGCTGCATGGAGTAAATAATGATGAAAAACTTAAGCAGTGTCTACTAGCAGACCTACTTCATGCAATGCAT CATCCAGTGCTAGATGAACCAATAGCAGAAGCTGTCTGTATTATTGCAGACACAGATAAATGGAATGTACAAGTAGCTACGAGCCAGAGAAAAATGATGGACAATATGAAGTTAGGCAAAGATGTCTTGGTGTCAAGTCAAGTATCCAGTTTACTGCAGTCTATTTTACAGCTTTATAAACTCAACCTCCCAGCTGACTTT TGCATAATGCATCTTGAGGATAGACTACAAGAGATGTATCTCAAAAGCAAGATGCTTTCGGAATATCTGCGAGGACATACAAGAGTGCACATAAAAGAACTAGGAATTGTATTAGG gATTGAATCCAATGACTTGCCTTTGTTGGCTGCTATAGCAAGTACTCATTCCCCATATGTTGCTCAGATACTCTTATAA